The Deltaproteobacteria bacterium genomic sequence GAAGAGATCCGTCTCGATCGGCGTGCAGAGCTGCTTCGTCGCCCCGGTCCAGTCGTTCTCGTAGCCGGGATTGAACACGGACGTGCAGGTGTGCATGAAGGGGATGACTCCCTGCGCCTCCACGACCGGCGCGTCCCGGTCGGCCTTCTCGATCTTCCTGCCCCTGCG encodes the following:
- the qhpC gene encoding quinohemoprotein amine dehydrogenase subunit gamma, which gives rise to MKHLKGVNRRGRKIEKADRDAPVVEAQGVIPFMHTCTSVFNPGYENDWTGATKQLCTPIETDLFGTTDMYCWWPGQAPDTYNNPDWNADCTRAMKDWMKLKVVKPEW